The genomic stretch CCGGCTGGGCATTCCAGGCGCGCACCCGTTTACCTTTGTTCTGGCGACCCGCAATGGCAGCGGCATCGACCCCACGGCGAGCTTTCGGACTCCACGCCCACCAGTAAGCTCCGAAGCCCTCGGGCTGCTCTGGTCCCGGATGATTGCCGAAACGCCGGTGCTCTGTCTGGCCAGTCTGAGCTCCCCGGCACCCGGACAAAGCTGCTGAATACCATGCGACTGGACCAGTTTATTGCCAACAGCACCGAGCTCTCCCGAAAAGAGGCCAAGCGGGCCATCGGCCGCGGAGAAGTAACGATCAATGAGCAAATCTGCAAGGGCGCCAACACCCGGTTGGCCGGGGATGAACGGGTGGCCTTGTCAGGCACCCCTCTGAGCCTCCCGGGCGAGCGCTATCTGATGATGAACAAGCCAGCAGGCGTGGTGAGCGCGACGACCGACAGCGACCATCCAACAGCGCTGGACCTGTTGCCAGCAGAGATCACCCGACATCTCCATATTGCCGGGCGCCTCGATGCAGATACAACCGGCCTGCTGTTACTGACCACCGATGGCCAGTGGTCTCACCGGGTCACCTCACCGCGAACCGACTGCCCCAAGACTTACCGGGTAACCCTGAACGAACCTCTGAGCGACGCTGCGGCACAGCAACTGGAACGTGGTGTGGACCTGCATAATGATCCCAGGCCGACGCGACCGGCCCGGGTGCATTTTCTGGAAGACAGGATCATTGAGCTGACGATTTCGGAGGGGCGCTATCATCAGGTCAAGCGCATGATGGCAGCCGTTGGCAACCACGTGGAAGCCCTTCATCGTGTCCGCATTGGACAGGTCGAACTGGACGATGCGCTGATGCCCGGCGAATACCGGGAACTGACCGCCGAGGAAAGAGACAGCCTGGCGTGATACTCAGGTGCGCTCGAAACGTTGCGCCTTGAGATTCTTGCGCACTGCACCGGCCTCGAACACTTCACCATTCATCGCGATATACACACCCGGCGGCAGAAGCTGCACCGCAGCCCAGGCAAACCCGACATTGAATACCGCATCGGTTCGGCGCATACGGGCCGGCTGCATCGCGCCGGTCAATACGATGGTCTTGTCCTTCAGGCCGGACAGCACCGCCGCAGTATCGGCCATGGTGTCCGTGCCGTGGGTGATAATGATTCGGCCACAATCGCATTCAGTGGCCGCCGCCAGTACCTGCTGGCGATCATCATCGGTCATCTCCAGGCTGTCCTTGCGCAGCAGTTCCCGCAGGCGATAGCCCTCGTGGATGTTGGATTCAGACAGCAGCTCCGGCAGCAGGCTGTGCCCTACCTCGAACTCGCTGTTGGCATCGAAGTAGACCTTGTCGATGGTGCCACCGGTCGTGAATATCTGGATCATAACGGGATTCCTTTCAGTGTCAGTTCACACTGACCGTACTGTTACCAGCGGTCGCGTATGACGCGTTCTTTTCCTGTTCGTAACGCCGGGCGGCAGCGGCCACCGAGCCCCTGGCTCCGGTATCAAGCCAGCGCTTTATCCGTCCGGCATCGCCCATCGGCGAGCGGGTACCGAGGGAATCAAGCAGCACGGTCACCACCTCTTTGCCGTTCATCTTCGAAATCATCACCAGGCAGCGCCCGGCCTCGGAGAGATAGCCGGTCTTGCTGAGGGCCACCCCCCAGCTATCCCGATGCACCAGGGCATTGGTATTCCCGAACGACAGGCTGTAACGGGGCTGCCGGAATTGCCCACGGAAATAACCGGTGGTGGAGTACTCCCGGATTTCCGGGTAATCAGCCGCAGCGTTTACCAGCTTTACAAGATCCGCGGCGGTTGAAAGGTTCTCCGACGACAGCCCGGTCGGATCAACAAACCGGGTACCGGTCATTCCCAGGGCCGCGGCCTTGGCGTTCATCGCCTCGATAAAGGCATCGAACCCGCCCGGGTGGTTACGGGCAAGGGTGTAGGCGGCAAAATTTTCGGAGGACATCAGTGCAATGCGCAGCACATCTTTACGCCGCATCTCCGAGTCGATGCGAATCCGACTGTAGGCGTTGGCGGCGGCGGGCGTATGCCGCTCATGAAAAGTCAGCCACTCATCCAGCGGCTCGCCGGATTCCAGCACGACCAGCGCGGTCATGACCTTGGTAACAGAGGCAATGGGTACGGACCGGTCGGCATTCTTGCCGAAAATCAGCTTGTTATCACCAGCCACGGCAACCGCGGCATTCACCGAAGCGAGCCTGGGTCCACTGTCTGTTTCTGCCTCCCGCTTTTGGGATTCACCCCCCGTTTGATGGGCCAAAAGCGATCCTGGCAGCCAGAGCAACATCAAGATCACGAAAGGGGAAAAGCCGGCGAGTCTCATTTGTACAGATCCTGTGGTTTATTCATGCATCGCGCAACCGGTCCGGAAACAGGCTTCTACAGATAGGATGGTCAGGGTTAACTATACCAGCGAATGTCTTGTTTGATCAGGTGAAAAGTTTCTTGCGCCAATTTCACCTGGCAAATGCAAGTGAGCTGAAAAACCATTAAAATTCGAGCTGATTCTTCGAGTCAGAAAACACCACTTAGCGGGACCGTCGCTTCATATGGATGACAGCACACATCAGACCGAAAAAGCCGTGCTGTCACAACTCCGAGCCCAGTCCGGGCTGACACCTTTTCGACGCTGGATGCCATTCCTGTTCCTGATGGCTGCCATGGCATACGGTCTGCTCGCAAGCCTCCTTCAAGCGCCTGAAAATCCGCTTTCCGCGCTGTCGCAGGTCGACTCTCCCGAGCCAGCGTCCCAGTCCTCCCGCATTGTGCAGATCGACTATCTGGTTGCGCCTCTGGAGCAGGTTATAGAGGACGAAAACTGGCGGCAGAAAAACTGGCAGGCGGCCCCGTCAGAGAACTCCGGCATTGGCTATTACAACGGACCTGTCACCTTCAAGGTGACGGTGGAAAACCCCGGAGCCACAAACGCCGAACAGTGGGTCCTTGTATCCGCCCCCTACATCGACCGGCTCAGACCCGCCATTCTCGATGAAAATGGCGCTTTCCAGCGGCTTCGTGACATGGGAGACCTTTACCCATTCGGTAACCGGCTGATTTCGCTACCACCGTGGATCTGGCCAGTTTCATTACCGGCGGGTACGACCACGCTGTTGTTCGAGGTTCAGAATGCCGGCCCCACACTACTGCCCATTAGCATTCTGGAACCTGACAAGGTTGTAAGCGACATTGCAGGAACCATGACCTGGAAGGCATTCATCACTGGCCTCCTCGTTTTTGCGCTGTTGCTGAACCTCAGCTTCATGATGAAATTCAGGCTCCCGGGGCTGGCCTGGTTGGGCGTTCTCACGCTATCCGTTATTCACGTGCAACTTGTCATGGAGGGCTTCGGGCTCTGGCTGATTTGGCCAGACTTCCCGGAAATAAACGCATTACTGAACATCAGCCTCTGCCTTTGCCTCATCTCACTTTGCCAAATCACGCCAAACTTTATCCAGGTCTCCAGACTCCCGAGACTGCTACTGAATGCAGCGAGTGTTCTTGGCCTTTTACATCTGCTGGCCATGCCACTGCGGCTACCGTTGCTCGGTCAGGACTCCTTCCTGATACTGGCCCTGACCGGTGGTTCAATGATTCTGGCCCTGACGCTCAAACAGGCCCGACACGAGGTGTATGCCCGCTATTTTGCGTTATCACTGCTCTTCATTCTCCTGGGTACA from Marinobacter adhaerens HP15 encodes the following:
- a CDS encoding asparaginase domain-containing protein, whose product is MIQIFTTGGTIDKVYFDANSEFEVGHSLLPELLSESNIHEGYRLRELLRKDSLEMTDDDRQQVLAAATECDCGRIIITHGTDTMADTAAVLSGLKDKTIVLTGAMQPARMRRTDAVFNVGFAWAAVQLLPPGVYIAMNGEVFEAGAVRKNLKAQRFERT
- the pbpG gene encoding D-alanyl-D-alanine endopeptidase, whose amino-acid sequence is MRLAGFSPFVILMLLWLPGSLLAHQTGGESQKREAETDSGPRLASVNAAVAVAGDNKLIFGKNADRSVPIASVTKVMTALVVLESGEPLDEWLTFHERHTPAAANAYSRIRIDSEMRRKDVLRIALMSSENFAAYTLARNHPGGFDAFIEAMNAKAAALGMTGTRFVDPTGLSSENLSTAADLVKLVNAAADYPEIREYSTTGYFRGQFRQPRYSLSFGNTNALVHRDSWGVALSKTGYLSEAGRCLVMISKMNGKEVVTVLLDSLGTRSPMGDAGRIKRWLDTGARGSVAAAARRYEQEKNASYATAGNSTVSVN
- the rsuA gene encoding 16S rRNA pseudouridine(516) synthase RsuA; the encoded protein is MRLDQFIANSTELSRKEAKRAIGRGEVTINEQICKGANTRLAGDERVALSGTPLSLPGERYLMMNKPAGVVSATTDSDHPTALDLLPAEITRHLHIAGRLDADTTGLLLLTTDGQWSHRVTSPRTDCPKTYRVTLNEPLSDAAAQQLERGVDLHNDPRPTRPARVHFLEDRIIELTISEGRYHQVKRMMAAVGNHVEALHRVRIGQVELDDALMPGEYRELTAEERDSLA